The DNA sequence CCGGGTCCGCCGTGGTCACGCACCCGCCCTCACCAGTGGTCAGGAGCTTGCGGGGATGGAAACTGAAGCAGCTCAGTGTGGCGATGGAGCCGCACCTTCGACCGGATTCTGAACTGCCCAGGGCACAGGCAGCGTCCTCTATCAGGGGAATTTCGTGTTTTTCGCATATGGATGATATGGCGTGAACACCGGAGGGGTTACCCATGGCGTCCACGAAGATCACTCCCTTGGTTTTCGGGCCAATTCGTTTCTCCAAGCAGTCGGGATCCATGTTCCAGGTCATTGGGTCCACGTCGCAGAAGACCGGTCTGGCCCCGGCTGTCTCCACCACGTTGGCCGAGGCCGGAAAGGAGAAATCCGCCACCACCACCTCGTCTCCCCGGCCGATGCCGAGCACCTTCAGGCAGAGCGAGAGGGCCGTTGTGGCCGAAGTGGTCGGGTAGGCGTGGGGGGACCCGGTGTAGCTGGCCAACCCTTCGGCAAAATCTGCCACCTTCCGCCCCCTGGTAAGAATGCCCGAGGCGAGAATATCCCTCAGATCATGCTCAAGTTCAGCAAAGGAAATATAGGGCTTGATCAGTCTGATTGTTGTTTTTGGTTTACTCATGATATTCAGCATCGTAATGTTTTTCCACGATGTTCAGTCGGACTGGACGGGCTGCAGCCCGTCCGACATCCATATATTAGCGGAAAAGTCTGGCTACGAAAAACTGCCTCTCTTTGTTAGAATCGCTAGCAAAATCCGGGCCGGTCCGAAGTTTTTTTGGCATGAAAAATGCTGGGTGTCTAGCGGCTTTCAAATTTTATTCATTAAGGAAGTGAATTAATGATCCAAGGTCAACATATTTGTATCACGGGCGGCGCGGGCTTCATCGGCTCCCGGCTTGCCGGAAGGCTTTTGGAACACAATACAGTTACTGTTTTCGATAACCTTTCCCGTAATTCATTGAAATCCTGTTCTTTTGCCAGCCATCCCAACCTGCGGATCGTGCAGGGGGATATTCTTGACGTCAAAAAATTGACCGAAGCAATTCGTCCGGCCGATTACGTGATCCATTGCGCTGGGATAGCGGGTATCTTCACGGTAGTCCGCAATACGGTCAAGACCCTTGAGGTCAATATGGTCGGTTCTCTCAATGCATTGCGTGCGGCAGCGGAAGGCGGCAGGTGCAAGCGGATCGTTTGTTTTTCCACCAGCGAGGTGATGGGGTCTCTGGCGTTCGTTTCCCGCGAGACGGATCGGACCGTGATCGGAGCCGCAGGTCAGGCTCGTTGGACCTACGCGGTGAGCAAGCTGGCGGAGGAGCATCTTGCCTCGGCCTTCCACCGTGAACAGGGACTCCCTGCCACGGTCGTCCGTCCGTTCAACATCTACGGTCCGGGCCAGGTGGGTGAAGGGGCCATGAAGATCTTCATCAATCAGGCCCTCAAAAACGAGCCGATTACCATTTTTGGTGACGGTACGCAGATCAGGGCATGGTGTTATGTGGACGACATGATGGAGGGAACCCTGATGTGCCTGGAAAACGAGGCGGCTGTGGGTGAGGCGTTCAACATCGGGAACATCCGCAGCGTGCAGACCATTTACGGTCTGGCCAATACGATCACCCGGGTGCTCGGTTCCAAGTCCGAGGTCATTTATGGAGAGGCTAAAGGGCCAGATATCGAGTTGCGCATACCCTGCGTGGA is a window from the Pseudodesulfovibrio sp. S3 genome containing:
- a CDS encoding DegT/DnrJ/EryC1/StrS family aminotransferase, which gives rise to MSKPKTTIRLIKPYISFAELEHDLRDILASGILTRGRKVADFAEGLASYTGSPHAYPTTSATTALSLCLKVLGIGRGDEVVVADFSFPASANVVETAGARPVFCDVDPMTWNMDPDCLEKRIGPKTKGVIFVDAMGNPSGVHAISSICEKHEIPLIEDAACALGSSESGRRCGSIATLSCFSFHPRKLLTTGEGGCVTTADPAMAESLALLLNHGGTMVEDHLEFVAPGFNYRMSEIQAAMGLAQLSRLDDIIQRRQQFRNACTHELRSLGFRPQETGTDVHHNVQSLVYTVPEGMDRDRLIHHLAHQGVESSLGTYCLSNTKFYREKYDDVQPIAMRLQETTLTLPCHDEVDPDQLISAVASFSG
- a CDS encoding NAD-dependent epimerase/dehydratase family protein, which translates into the protein MIQGQHICITGGAGFIGSRLAGRLLEHNTVTVFDNLSRNSLKSCSFASHPNLRIVQGDILDVKKLTEAIRPADYVIHCAGIAGIFTVVRNTVKTLEVNMVGSLNALRAAAEGGRCKRIVCFSTSEVMGSLAFVSRETDRTVIGAAGQARWTYAVSKLAEEHLASAFHREQGLPATVVRPFNIYGPGQVGEGAMKIFINQALKNEPITIFGDGTQIRAWCYVDDMMEGTLMCLENEAAVGEAFNIGNIRSVQTIYGLANTITRVLGSKSEVIYGEAKGPDIELRIPCVDKAKELLGFEAKVDLEEGIRKTAEYYLANPGC